The sequence CCATTGAGCTGACACACTTGACTCAAATTCTGAGTGTGTCCCTGGTATCTTGGCGATTTTCCCTGCAAGGGATCATGACACATTAGCACACTGatacaagtttttttttattacaatgcGGTTGAGAGATTATTGTTTTAACATAGATTCAAATCCATGTCTCTCCTCTATTAGAAAGGTTTATGCCACTGCACAACATAGGTGTTGGCAGCACACTGATAAGTGATATCATGGATTCTCCAGAACTTTGAACTTTGCCAGTTTATTTCCGTAAAGGTTCTCAAATGAAAGCACGCTCACAAAAAAATTGTCGGAAATTGATACCTGCAATTCAATTCCTGGACATCTGGATTACGAAAATCAGTCAGCATACGGAATTTCTCGTCCTCTTGGCTGGTAAAAATTGGCTGCATTTACATGGTCTCAGTCCTCTGTCCGTTCAGCATCTTCGTTGTCAAATTCCAATGGTTGAAATAGCAGAACTTCTTCTAATTGCTTGCTAAAATCATCATGGACTTCCCTCTCTGCGATATTCTCATCACATTGTTGAATTTCAATAATTTCCCAGGGTTCCCTTTGTTTCATATTATCGTCGAAACTCTGTGGTACATAAACCTCATTATTTTCTTCGTTTGGAGGCTCTGCAGCAGCTAAATGAATCCCAGTTTGCTCATAGAACATTTCTTTCTGAATATTCCAATCCACGGCAGTCTTCTCCACCACATCTCCAATCGGTCTCTTATTTTCTGCTATGTGCTTTATATTTTGAATGTCCAACACTTGGCTAGCCTCTTAAAAAATCACATCTCACATCAGCAAGCACTTTTAACTTGACTCACAATAAGCACGACAGTCAAAGTTCAATGAGAGAGAAATGAAACGTGTAAGGTTTTTATTTGTATGTAAGGAAACAAGATCATAACATGATCAAGATAAAATGCACAAGTATCTTGGAGCGGTTTAACCACAAGTAGATACATATAGCAAAAGGAAAGCCACCTTTACAAAACATTTCTTCGACATCATTTCCAGCCTATCAGAGTAATAATAGAAGTTGCATGCTGAGCTATATAGTTAAGAAACAAACCTCCACTCTAAGGATTAATTTATTCATAAGTCAACAACATACGTCAATCACTCAAAAATATTCCATAATGCACATACATCATTATAAAGATGGGTTTTCATACAGTGGAGGTGAAATACTGGGATTTAACGACAGAATCCAAAGAAGAACCGGACGAGCTATGAAAAAGCTTAACATAGCTTGATAGAGCCATAGATGCACAACACTGTAATGGCCCAAATGATTggtaaaatactaaaaaaatacctTTGATGGCTAGTTCCTTAGCTACAGCATATTCAGATGATTTTTTCTTGAGTAAATCAACATCCAACTCCATGCCCTTGTAAAGAAAACAAGGAAAAGCACTAATAAACTGAGTTCATGAGAAAGGCAAACTAATGATGTCAAGCTTCCACCAAAAGGTTTGTTAGATCAGAAGTAAGAACAGTAGCAGTCTTCCAAAAGTTTGAGTCAACAAATGTGGTGATAAAATATGCAGTTGAATGCAGATATAATCAGTTAGCTCATGCACGAAAACAATCGGTTTAATAATTTATAGAAATTACCTGAACAGACTTAGAAGGTAGCGGACCCAAATTAGCTTCCCATCACGTTATTAAGAATGAAACTAAATGACTTGAAGATCTAAGACTTAACTATCAACATAACACAATGGAGATGAGACAATTATGCAACTTCAATTAGTTTGAAAAAGGTTAGTATGTAAATGACTCAATGATGATGACAGAATCTCATATAATTTCCTAATTAGTGGTTCCCTATACCATGAATCACGAACTCCAATCCGTTAAACAATTAGTGTCCAAATTATCTTATCGAATATTTTGCGTGCGTTATTATATTCTCTGGAGCTTGTTTCACAAATAATGATTACGCACTAGAGTCCATAACTATATATGAATTCAGACATGATTACATTCATTACTCTTTCCTGTGCTTGATGACACCAACAGACAGAGAAAACTCACACATTAAAATCATGCGTCAAGCTCAGTTTGctattaaatatttgtttgctgatcactatttttcaaaaaaaaaaaaaaaaagcaatgaAGATTTATGAATAAAGCTTTGCTGGTATAACAAGTCAACATGAATAGTGCCCGACTGTTAATATAATTATTGCTTCAAACTGTGCTGCATATAGAACATGTTTTCTATGTGACATCTTTCTCCCGTCCAAGAGATTACATCAGGGCATTATGAAACTTACCAAgtccatgtggatgaagtgctCCAGCCGTGAATTTGCAAATAACCTATTAAGTCAAAATTGGCACCTTCAATAATGGCAAAATGCTTTTTCGATCCCATTTGATATTCAAAAGTAGCTAAAAATctcataaaaagaaaatttgtaaaacttCATGTGATCTTATGTCTGTTGCCAAAAAATCTCGCTCTCCAATGATGTGCCTATATAGACATGTTTTGTACCTTTTCAGTATTCTTGACTCTTTTTCTCGTACTCAAAGCCACTTCTTTATCCTATGAAAATTGAAAGAAAcatatttttctataattttttcaCATAACTAAATAATTCTGGATCCCTGGATAACTATCTTATAACCCTTTCAGTCTCACATTCTAATCAATGAAGAAAACGAAACTTTGGATGTGCTGTTTACTCACCATGGGTGACTAAGGGAGTAAGAAATCATAAAGAGGTACAAAAAAGTGAATGTATAAACATCATTGAAGGTACGAGCTTTCTAGAAATGTACTAAAATCACGTCGCGGTTTTACGTTTATGTTTTTTCTCAGGGCATATTTTAACCACTTTCATATAACCAAAAGGGTTAAGAAGGGTTGAGAAAACATTTACCCCCTTCAATACAGTCATATAATATTGACGCAAATAGGATTGGTGAATCTACAAAGCTGTATATTGTGAAAACATGAAAAGCTTCTTACAGCTTCCAACTTACTTCTGATATGCTGTTTGGACATGGGCATTCTGGATATCAGTAAGTTCATTCACTCTCTCTGTCACAGACCCTTCATTCACGCCCACGTAACCGAAAAGAAACATGTTTTTTTCTAGCATACTCTTCACCATAACAGAAACTACTTTCAAACCTTCTGACTTGGCCTTCACGACAAGGTTCTTAAGCGTTCTCAACTCTCCTGCAAAAAGGAAATAAAAACATGAGTTAGTAGACACAGCCATGATGACCTTTTCTTTCTGATACCATACCTAACTCTGCTTCAGTTATGCTACGATAGTgttgcaaatcaaatatttttttagtcgTATGGCAATGATTTTTGACATACATAGCTAACGGAGCTTTTTGTGACCACAATACAAAGATCTTAAATAAAGAAGATACAAAGAAAATCAATCACAAGATTTCATAATTACACGGTTCTGATTAAAGTGCACATCTTTCATATTATTTTGATGGCTGGTCTGCTCCCTCACAAAGTTATTGGATTCTAAGAGGGCAGATCTGAGTTTTATTTATGAATCACATACTCTTAAAATTGTAGGTTTTTTCTCCATATTAAACTGATTTTCCAGTAAAGgcaattcaataattttaaattcaaaatcaatcaGATTCTTAGGATTCAGCTGTAAATATCAAACATGAGAATCAATTGACATTTAGATTTAAGGGAAGGTAATAAACAAATAAGTACTAACGACTTATATCCAGCAGTTACAGTTAATTGTGAGACATTGGGGAGtgcaccaaaaaaaattaattttttttagaaaaagacTGCAATTCCTGATGGTGGTTAATGAAGAATGTTCTTTCTAGTAAAGTTTACATTATTTTGGTACAAGACCAGACTAACAGTGTATCCAGAGAACAGTAACtcgattttatttcaaatttcatgttCTCAACATCAGAGCCGGTATCTATAAGCCACCTCAATATATACTAAGCACTGCCAGCAAATGCATGTTTTACTTTAAAACTCTCAAGAACAGCATATGCTTGTATTCTCTTACAGTTTATTTGTCTCACAATAATTGATCATGGATAAAAGTTTATATAAGCAGTCCAAATATACAAAGATTATTGGCTAGTAGCAATATATTTGGATAGAAGTAAAGTAAGGAAAACAAGAAGAGAAAAACAATGGTATTGAAATAGAATTTCTGTATTTCAACTTCCCAATTTGTGTAGCATAAACAACATGCAAAGTGGGaaagatatatttgaataactCATCTAATGGTTGTGATCCTTGTGAAATGGATCTAGGTACTCAAATGTTAATTACCAGATCTAGAAGAACCCAAAATCGAATCTAATATCATATGATTGTGTGAGAAGTTGAACAAGAGTGAGTAACAGAAAGATGTCAAAAACCCACCAAGagacaaataaattttaaaacaaggTTTGAATGGTTGAGTCTCGAACAGGCAGTACAAGCAGTACAGTCCACCCAATCTATTTGAGAGTGAACCACTTGATGAAACCATGTGACCTacaattcaacaaaaaaataaaaagaatgacAAGTTCCTTCATCATATAACAATTTCATGCATAAGGAATGAAATAACAAGCAAGGTAGTCAACTATGCTATGTACTATGTAGTACATCTTTTCATGCAGAAAAGGAAGGAAACTTATCAAGACATCATAAAGATCAATGCATCTTTATGCAGatataaattcatttaaatcTTAAAGTGAGAAGAGTTGAAAAGTATGTGCAAGGAAATAACAATTGCAAAGATTaagtatattatataaattctgACTATTAAGGATTTTGGGTTATTGAGGATTTAACAGGCAGTATTTTGGGGAGAGGATTTATATTAGATTCTGCCTGTACTGCCTGTTCTTGAGGATTTATATAGTCAGAAGTATGGGGAGAGGATTTATATTAGATTCTGACTGTTCTTGGGTTATTCAGGATTTTGGATTATTGAGGATTTAACAATAGTCATAAGTATGGGGAGAGGAGGATTTAACAATTAATGTCTTCTCCACATTATACTTTTAAGGCAAAAAATAGCATTCAGAAAATCAGCAACCCCAGCAGCAATTGCATTCTTTAACGCTTTGATTATGATggcaaaattatatatacaagaacagtttttaaaattatatttttagaaacCTAttcattaaaagaaaaattatagaCCATTTGCTGTTCTCCCTTCATACTTCCTATAGGAAACAAGGCTCCGAATAGCGACTAACCAACAGACTCACATATCTCTCTAGCAACTAATTCAACAAATTAAGAACAAAATgcaaaaaaatagaagaaaaagaaaagattaaAAACAAGAATCAATACACAACTTGGTAGTATACCAATAGAATGTGCATATAATGACTGCATAAAGAAACCCTGGTTAGAGGAGGGCCTAGCCTCAAATATGAATGAGAATTTTCTCGAAAGCCAGAGCCTCTTGAACTCCGCAAAACTGTTTGACCCACACTGTTAAACACACCAGAAAATAAACAGTCAACAAATGCACCAAATAATAACCAATACAACATCTGAAAAATGCACCAAATAATAACCAATACAACATCTGAAAAATAACAAGGAACATGATGATGATGTGCTCACTCACTTCAGTAAAATCACTTATAAGCTCATCAATGTCTAGCTTGAATGGCTTCAAGTCCATCACCTTCTGATAGTTATCCGCTTTTATCAGCTAAAAACTTGTTTCACAATCAGCCTGACAAATAACCATCCATCAGCTTAGTATTTATCGATAACACATTGTGAAGTTGCAAGAGATAAGGTACAGATCTGTCGTTCACCCAAGTCACGGGTCTCAAAGTATATCAAACCAAGCCCATCAAAATCCAGATGAACACAGAAAAATTCAAGCACATAATTATCATCCCCGATTTCTTTTAAATCCAACAACCAATATCACAAGAAATCGAATTATTCACAAATCTCGAACTCTCAAGttaaaagattaaaataaaaccaaacaaacacctAAAGTACAgaaaaaacatgaaacttcttaAAAAGTAACGCAGATCCATCTCTAAACCAAATTCAAGATCACCAGGACCGGATGAAAACTAAAACCCTCGAAAAACCCGaattaaaacaacaaaaaactCACCATAAAACACAAAGCCAATCTCATAAACTAACACCACCACATTACGATCGACAAAAAAACCAGAGACAAAAACAGATCGAGGAGGAAAAACATCCCAAACTCTCTATTCAAAATCCCCACACACAAAGCAAGAAGAACAGTCACAGACAGAAACCCAGAAGAAAAAATACCTCCTTTACGCTGAATTTCCCAAGGTGTATCAGTGTGTGTTTAATTTGTATAGGATTTAaccatattaaatttttttgggtcATTTTTAACATGTGACCACAGCATCCCATAAGCCCAgtttaaagaaaatataaatagtgGGGGcccacatttaaaaaaaaacccaaaattgTGGACAATATtcgattttttattataaaaatatctcatatttattattattacatttttttaatgaattgaaTCCAGTATAAAGTTATTAATACAAATATAATGGGCATCTCCAGGAGATAGACTAAATATCAATCACAAACATACCACACATCCATCATAACCACTAATACATATATCAACCTACATCAACACATTAGTCGCTTCTAGAACACAACGGTATGTATGaatcttaatattcatgaaaatggCATCAACATTAGGCGTCTCATTGTAGAAAATTACCCTGTTCCGAAGATTCCAAACCTGGTAAACTGTTGCGGATAGTGCTGTGATTCTCATTTTCGCTAACGTGGATGTCCCTTTGTAGTTGTTTCGGTAGGCTGCAACTCCTAGCCAACAGTGGTTTCCACGGCCACACACCTTTTGAGCGCACAAAGTAGTGATATGCTCTTGAGAGGCGAAAGAATAGGACTTGGTCCAAAAGAAATACATTATATTCGATAAAAGATGTTACCAAACCAACAATTTATCATATGACATTCATTTATGTCTAAAAAATACATCTTATTTTTCTATACAATATCCAAATCCAACACAAAAAGCCAATTTCttgaaggtttttttttttttttttggctgaaAACTAAACAGAAGATGGAATCATATATCGTCTTTAAATTTGAGTTCTTGAAGTTTTGGAGATGATTGGTAGGGATGGAACCGAACCTGAATTGGATCGATTTTTAGTTGATCATGGATGAATCCATTTTTTTAGAATCAAACCAAAAATTTGTTTGCTTTGAAGTCAagatgaaaaaattcaattaaatcgAAACAGATCGATTGTTAACACAGTTATTGTCATATatcatcttttaaaaaaaataaacaacgCGGTTAAGAAACATCGTGGTCTATAGTGTGGTATTTCTTACTTCAAGTTTTTTTAATAGTTGGTATATCACAAAAACTTATCTGAGACGGTATCACATTgacaattttgtgagacatatattttatttaggtcactaatagaaaaatattattttttaattgtaaatatgagcGGGATTGACCCGtttcattaataaaaatatgttaaacTGTCTCATAAGAGACATACTCATGGTAAATTTATTCAATTAATTGTGCAAAGCAATAGTCGTGTGCTTAAACTTGTTAAAAGTGCCTTTTTCTTCTCCTTTCAATCAAACATAATACTATATCATTCTTGTATGTCCTTTTAAATGTTTCAAACCTCGTTATATATCTCTATTATCAATTTGTCATCTATATTTAGGAATTTGTAAATATATCAAATGATCATATTTAATCTAGACGCACTCAATAATTCGAAAATTACaaacatacatatataattaagcAAATCGAAAAATTATATGAACCTCATCCCCAatgttgtaataataataataaaaatcacgGACACTAGCTcttatgattttatatgtgtaATATTCACGATAAGATATACGCGAATTAAGGACCGAAAAATAGAGACCAATTAGCTACTGACTACAAGCGTATTAAAAGTTTGGATCATAAATTACTAGAGACCAAATAAATTcacaatattaataaaattctatgaaattttataaaattatctgatattttatcatatatatgtatgtatacacTAAAGTGAACTGTTATAATACGCCTGCATCCCAACAAAAGATGACATGAAATAGTGGTTTGCCAGCTAATTTAATAGAGAATCCATTCCACAAAAGTTGTATGTTAACATATACATCTCAACGTCCGATGCCAAATCAAATGCATgtggaaaatatttaattcttgTACACAAATTACCAACGTAAACAAATATATTTCAGAAAAAGACTTCTTTAGTGGTTCACAAAATGCATGTCCTAGAGATTTGCTATATGTTTAAGcaagagaatttttttttgaaaatatatgtcACGAGTTTCTGAAGTAAGGAGTTCCgcaactaaattttttttgtaaaaatatttcgGGGATGCAGATATGATGAGACGTCGAAATGAACGAATCAAGAACACAATGCGACAATGAAACACATACAGATAACGTACTCGTGCTAAGCTAGAACCGTGGTTATAGTAGATAATGTAAGGCATTCTATCCGATATGATACAGATCGAGTTTGATTGTATCCGATACCGAGAGAGTTAGAAGGTGTGCGTGGGAAGTCGGCAGGCGGACAAGAGAGAGACCTTGGTCCTTAAAAAACAGAGTGCTTGTCATTTTCCACACACCCACACATGCCACCCCGTGTGAACCTCCAACGTTTTCCTTTCATTctccataattaattatttttttaattcttatctcaatatataatcactcaattaataatttgattaatCGTCTCTTCGCTTCCTCCGTCTCTCCAAAGAATAGAATTATGGTGAagagcaattttttttttattttttttgttatggtAATGCGATGctcaatatatttatgtatattactattattataataaatagtaGAAAATATATGGACCAATGACAAAATTCAGTTTTAGATTTTAATGTGTACTTCACACTTGAAAATACTGATTTTTTTAGTCTTTATTGTTTAGTTTAATTTACTTCTCTAATTTGGGTATAGTCATTAACACGTAGAagatgaaattatatatataatgccTCAAATTCGATGATTGTCATCATTGTACTAAGATGAGTCTTACCAGCGAGTTTATATTCTCACCCACACGCACCCTAGAAAACTTTCTAGGAGGTCACCTATTCCAGAATTTTTTTAAGTCAAACACGTTTAACTTttgagttcttatgtgataagCTCTCGAAAAGAAGGTTCTGTATTATCTTAATCGTatttttattctcgataattcATGATATTTGTCATATTATTGAGtgtatgaaatatataattgacaataaaagtgaaaaaaatgTTGTGATAATGAGCTTCTTGTCATGTTTTTTTCCTGAGATCGCTAGGAATAGGGCAGAagtgtagaacccgaaaaatcagattacgtataagccatgcataattgctactatttaaattaaaaatgaatttttataaatatatgaagtgtttgatttattttaataaattttaagtcatgattatttattttaaacgtagatgtttagttttatcttttcaggataaatacgcgaggccagaccggagtttggagatttaatataagattaattataagaaaatattgctaaatttaatttaag comes from Primulina huaijiensis isolate GDHJ02 chromosome 17, ASM1229523v2, whole genome shotgun sequence and encodes:
- the LOC140963151 gene encoding uncharacterized protein; translated protein: MDLKPFKLDIDELISDFTECGSNSFAEFKRLWLSRKFSFIFEARPSSNQGFFMQSLYAHSIGHMVSSSGSLSNRLGGLYCLYCLFETQPFKPCFKIYLSLGELRTLKNLVVKAKSEGLKVVSVMVKSMLEKNMFLFGYVGVNEGSVTERVNELTDIQNAHVQTAYQKLFANSRLEHFIHMDLGMELDVDLLKKKSSEYAVAKELAIKEASQVLDIQNIKHIAENKRPIGDVVEKTAVDWNIQKEMFYEQTGIHLAAAEPPNEENNEVYVPQSFDDNMKQREPWEIIEIQQCDENIAEREVHDDFSKQLEEVLLFQPLEFDNEDAERTED